A genomic segment from Nitrospira sp. encodes:
- a CDS encoding TonB family protein, whose product MSASSHEEGSHRRRSSLCWGLSVTTHTVLVSAAMALVAELTPPPPTDTFKWDVSVVQAPPAPAEPIAPPPVAETPPPPQPVTTPPPRKTQSVKTEPVIQAQQPVRQVQPVQEVQPIQEVQPVQEIQPVQESMPVETAQPVPQLTQQQVETVTRSIQEEVRPTTEIAQTVTRAETSVEQAQSVEQQLSAAPQVMTQPVVAAHPGQSSQSQPIMAAPSVADRGRIEESQASVEAPQQVEQAVVDRAVPTVQQRAVRHRTIHARPGERPDYGWLSQALWSTVEQRKRYPAEARRNHWEGKVILRLTIEQRGASVHLLNLVLEESSGHHILDRHTLDMVRNAFPLEVKHRLSQSKVELDLPFSYRME is encoded by the coding sequence ATGAGCGCATCGTCCCACGAAGAGGGTTCGCACCGGCGGCGCTCGTCGCTCTGTTGGGGACTTTCTGTGACGACCCATACCGTGCTCGTCAGCGCCGCCATGGCGTTGGTGGCTGAATTGACCCCGCCGCCGCCGACGGACACGTTCAAATGGGATGTCTCGGTCGTGCAGGCTCCCCCCGCTCCGGCTGAACCGATCGCCCCGCCTCCTGTTGCCGAGACGCCGCCACCCCCTCAGCCGGTCACCACACCCCCACCCAGAAAAACTCAATCGGTCAAGACCGAACCGGTCATACAGGCGCAGCAACCGGTCCGGCAAGTCCAACCGGTTCAAGAAGTTCAACCGATTCAAGAAGTCCAACCGGTTCAAGAAATTCAACCGGTTCAGGAGTCCATGCCGGTCGAAACCGCCCAACCGGTGCCGCAGCTCACCCAGCAACAGGTCGAAACCGTCACTCGTTCGATCCAGGAGGAAGTGAGGCCGACCACCGAAATCGCCCAGACCGTGACACGGGCTGAGACCTCGGTTGAGCAGGCCCAGTCGGTAGAACAACAGCTGTCGGCTGCCCCACAGGTGATGACCCAACCGGTGGTGGCGGCACACCCTGGTCAATCCTCCCAGAGCCAACCGATCATGGCCGCCCCCTCCGTCGCTGATCGCGGCCGGATCGAGGAATCGCAGGCTTCCGTCGAAGCCCCACAGCAGGTGGAACAGGCCGTCGTCGATCGCGCCGTCCCCACCGTCCAACAACGTGCCGTCCGACACCGGACGATTCACGCCAGACCCGGCGAACGGCCCGATTACGGATGGCTGTCGCAAGCGCTCTGGTCTACCGTGGAGCAACGCAAACGATACCCGGCAGAGGCCAGGCGCAACCATTGGGAAGGCAAGGTCATTCTCCGATTGACGATCGAGCAGCGGGGCGCCTCGGTCCATCTGCTCAACCTGGTCTTGGAAGAAAGTTCCGGTCACCATATCTTGGACCGCCATACTCTCGACATGGTACGCAACGCCTTTCCCCTCGAAGTCAAGCACCGGTTGTCACAATCGAAAGTCGAACTCGACCTGCCTTTCTCATACCGCATGGAATAG
- a CDS encoding Ferric siderophore transport system, biopolymer transport protein ExbB, whose product MEGLKGFVDYGIIGLLIALSIWAAAVAMERWIFFRRVDLRRFRTLQEFEVALTKRLVVIGTVAANAPYIGLLGTVLGIMLTFHTMGTSGTMAVQTIMVGLSLALKATAVGLLVAIPCVVLNNVLRRRVTVLLTQFKVLHGA is encoded by the coding sequence GTGGAGGGACTCAAGGGATTTGTCGATTACGGCATCATCGGCCTCCTCATCGCATTGAGCATCTGGGCGGCGGCCGTGGCTATGGAACGTTGGATCTTTTTTCGACGTGTCGACCTGCGTCGCTTCCGCACCCTTCAAGAATTCGAAGTGGCCTTGACCAAACGACTCGTGGTGATCGGGACCGTCGCCGCCAACGCGCCCTACATCGGATTACTCGGCACGGTGCTCGGCATCATGCTGACCTTCCACACCATGGGCACGTCCGGCACGATGGCGGTCCAAACCATCATGGTGGGGTTGAGCCTGGCACTGAAGGCCACCGCAGTCGGCCTATTGGTCGCCATCCCTTGTGTGGTCTTGAACAACGTGTTGCGGCGGCGGGTCACGGTCCTATTGACACAATTCAAGGTGTTGCATGGAGCGTGA
- a CDS encoding RND efflux system, membrane fusion protein, with product MTRRTAYLLVVVPLALSTLFLAKRIGLTTVPASEVPDSAAPEVPVVLAPVTIDTIRQTIKAVGTLRANESIMIRPEIAGRIRHVLFHEGQAVEKDSLLIELDDSELQAELAQAAAQLKVSRLTYERLKQLDLDGKRYVPKQQLDEAAGALQVAHANHALYATRLAKTKIRAPFDGLLGIRRVSPGDFVATGLDLVNLEDLDTLKIDFKVPETLLRHLAPGQPIDLTTDAYPEETFHGTVYVIDPQVDMTTRAVQVRARIPNPNQRLRPGMFAQVLLVFGHQERALLIPEEAVIPKQDQAFVYRAQDGKAHWTEVQLGTRTRGFVQVLKGLQEQDLIVRVGHHKLRDGESILALSTAP from the coding sequence GTGACCCGTCGCACCGCCTATCTGCTCGTCGTAGTGCCGCTCGCCTTGTCTACGCTGTTCCTTGCGAAGCGGATCGGCTTGACGACAGTGCCGGCCTCGGAGGTGCCGGACAGCGCGGCTCCCGAGGTCCCGGTGGTCCTTGCGCCGGTTACAATCGATACCATCCGGCAGACCATCAAGGCGGTCGGGACCCTTCGCGCCAACGAGTCGATCATGATCCGGCCCGAGATCGCCGGACGTATCCGTCACGTGCTGTTTCACGAAGGCCAAGCGGTCGAGAAGGACTCCCTGCTCATTGAGTTGGATGACTCCGAACTTCAAGCGGAGTTGGCCCAGGCCGCGGCCCAACTCAAGGTGTCCCGCCTGACCTATGAACGGCTCAAACAACTGGATCTCGATGGGAAACGGTATGTCCCGAAGCAACAGCTCGACGAGGCGGCCGGCGCGCTGCAGGTTGCTCATGCCAACCATGCGCTCTATGCTACGCGCCTGGCCAAGACGAAGATCCGTGCCCCGTTCGACGGGCTTCTGGGAATTCGTCGGGTGTCGCCCGGTGATTTCGTCGCCACCGGCTTGGATCTGGTGAACCTCGAAGACCTCGACACCCTCAAGATCGACTTCAAGGTTCCGGAAACCCTGCTCCGCCACCTGGCTCCCGGCCAACCCATCGACCTGACCACGGACGCGTATCCGGAGGAAACCTTCCACGGCACCGTCTACGTCATCGATCCCCAGGTGGATATGACCACGCGGGCCGTCCAGGTACGCGCTCGTATTCCGAATCCGAACCAGCGACTGCGGCCGGGGATGTTCGCACAAGTCCTCCTCGTTTTCGGCCATCAGGAACGTGCGCTCTTGATCCCGGAAGAAGCCGTCATTCCCAAGCAGGATCAGGCCTTCGTCTATCGCGCCCAGGATGGGAAAGCCCATTGGACCGAAGTGCAGCTTGGAACGCGCACGAGGGGGTTCGTGCAGGTCTTGAAGGGACTGCAGGAACAGGACCTGATCGTCCGGGTCGGCCACCACAAACTCCGAGACGGCGAATCGATCCTCGCCCTCTCGACAGCGCCCTGA
- a CDS encoding putative iron-regulated membrane protein, with the protein MTVKTFRIWHLIHKWTSLVCTVFLLLLCLTGLPLIFRDELSLWLGDAVEPPEHVTNLAPVSLETLVADARARRPQDHVKFLIRDEERPAWFVSLGTTPTAPDNSALFMYDARTGAFLHDRPTNEGVLNLLLKLHVELFAGLPGTLFLGAMGILFLASIISGIVLYGPFMRKLAFGTIRLEGSLRLTWLDLHNLLGIVTLLWALVVGATGVVSSLDRPLLAYWQMTEIAGMLAPWKDTPVSITVRPVDDVLHAAEAADRDLAVRFIAFPGTPFAGPHHYMVFMRGQTALTGRLLKPLLINAHTAQVNETGNLPWYLTALLLSQPLHFGDYGGMPLKIIWALLDLLTIAVLVSGLCLWRKRQPLPGDLLVGEQEVDARDRHWRVNRISCR; encoded by the coding sequence ATGACGGTCAAGACATTCAGAATCTGGCACCTCATTCACAAATGGACGAGCCTGGTCTGCACCGTCTTTCTGCTCTTGCTCTGCCTCACCGGGCTACCGTTGATCTTTCGTGATGAACTCTCCTTATGGCTAGGCGACGCGGTCGAGCCCCCCGAGCATGTGACGAACCTCGCCCCTGTCAGCCTGGAAACGCTCGTCGCCGACGCACGGGCAAGGCGGCCGCAAGACCACGTGAAATTTCTCATTCGGGATGAGGAGCGACCGGCCTGGTTCGTCTCGTTGGGGACCACGCCGACGGCTCCGGACAATTCCGCGCTGTTCATGTACGACGCCCGCACCGGGGCCTTCCTCCATGATCGGCCGACGAACGAGGGCGTACTGAATCTTCTCTTGAAGCTCCATGTCGAACTGTTTGCCGGGTTGCCGGGAACTCTGTTCCTCGGCGCCATGGGAATCCTCTTCCTGGCATCCATCATCTCCGGCATCGTCCTCTATGGGCCCTTCATGCGCAAACTGGCATTCGGAACGATACGGCTGGAAGGAAGCCTCCGGCTCACCTGGCTGGACCTGCATAATCTGTTGGGAATCGTGACTCTGCTGTGGGCGCTCGTCGTCGGCGCCACCGGCGTGGTGAGTTCGCTGGATCGCCCGCTCTTGGCCTATTGGCAGATGACGGAAATCGCGGGAATGCTGGCTCCTTGGAAAGATACGCCCGTTTCGATCACGGTGAGGCCCGTGGACGATGTCCTCCATGCGGCCGAAGCTGCCGACCGGGATTTGGCGGTCCGGTTCATCGCGTTTCCCGGCACGCCATTCGCCGGCCCCCATCACTATATGGTGTTCATGCGTGGGCAGACCGCCCTGACCGGACGACTGTTGAAGCCGTTACTGATCAACGCGCACACGGCGCAGGTCAACGAAACCGGGAACCTGCCCTGGTATCTGACGGCCTTGCTTCTGTCCCAACCACTGCATTTCGGGGATTACGGAGGTATGCCCTTGAAGATCATCTGGGCCTTGCTCGATCTCCTTACGATCGCCGTGCTGGTGAGCGGCCTCTGCCTCTGGCGGAAGAGACAACCTCTGCCGGGCGACCTGTTGGTCGGAGAACAGGAAGTCGATGCGCGTGATCGACATTGGCGGGTGAATCGTATTTCCTGCCGGTGA
- a CDS encoding Ferrichrome-iron receptor has protein sequence MFGTRPATQRRETSGRSSHRGTMRLLLCAILVTQIGFLHPARAQDSAPSAVKSFAIAPQSLSSALLQFSEATHVELLFDAAMTEHLHTQGLSGDYAPDEALRLLLRDTGLTYRMTSTGSVTIEKDSIVPIPPTTPGQSRSSEPTTEDRTPRISAARKTVKVPEIVVKDLREIDDDTKSYVAEEAMTATRTDTPIRDVPQSIQVVTRKVIEEQRTFRLQNSLENISGINATDSAASLYDNLIIRGFVATDRSYFRNGLLDPFAQFSASDTYNIRRLEVLKGPAAVLYGQGDPGGIINIVTNKPLSEAAYGANVTIGNFNFYRSELDATGPLNANKTVLYRLNVAGQKANSFIDFANRNLAAVAPSVTWLMSPRTTLTVEADYLRRWSNDPYGLPAEGTFLPNINGPIPRNRATTLGDFSTFNRTSYRVGYDLTHQFNNSWSIRNAYRHTIVEDDRNNLYAFPIFLDPDQRTLQRLQFLQPAVARRHAHSMVTNLVGHLRVLDMDHTLLTGIELRQEKTDQFIFTSAGAPPLDLFAPNYSIPPSPFTGNQVSLQADNKTAAFYMQDQVTILPNLKAVAGFRFDYVHQLTQSASSSESSDTNAVSPRLGLVYQPIEPVSLYTSWTKGFQPSSPGSFNASGQLFDPERSTQYEVGTKVFLLDNRISVNLAWFHLTRENVLTRDPTNLLFQIATGQQRSQGVELDVTAQLTAGWNVIAGYAYTDAEVTRDNDPQLLNKRLANVPYNKVTFWSTYHFQEGPLKGFGLGGGLFAYSNRNGSLVVDQPAMPGYIRADAALYYNRVLESGNWLRAKALNVALNVRNLLDQRYVATSQTGSPLFFFGEPFTVLGTVGVRF, from the coding sequence ATGTTCGGAACGAGACCTGCGACACAGCGCCGGGAAACATCCGGCCGTTCATCCCATCGCGGCACCATGCGCCTGCTCCTCTGCGCCATCCTGGTCACTCAGATCGGCTTCCTGCACCCGGCACGGGCGCAAGACTCCGCCCCCTCGGCAGTCAAGTCCTTCGCTATCGCACCGCAATCCTTATCCTCCGCCCTGCTCCAATTCTCCGAAGCCACCCACGTCGAACTCTTGTTCGATGCGGCCATGACCGAACACCTGCACACGCAGGGACTGTCGGGTGACTATGCGCCGGACGAGGCTTTACGACTGCTCTTGCGCGACACGGGCCTCACCTATCGGATGACGAGCACCGGCAGCGTCACGATCGAGAAGGATTCGATTGTCCCGATTCCGCCGACAACACCCGGACAGAGTCGGTCATCGGAGCCGACGACTGAGGACCGAACCCCTCGGATATCCGCTGCTCGAAAGACGGTCAAGGTCCCGGAGATCGTCGTCAAAGACCTGCGCGAGATCGACGACGATACGAAATCGTATGTCGCGGAAGAAGCGATGACGGCGACCAGGACCGACACGCCCATTCGTGATGTCCCGCAATCAATCCAAGTGGTCACGCGGAAGGTGATCGAGGAACAACGCACGTTTCGGTTGCAAAATTCGTTGGAAAATATTTCCGGCATCAATGCGACGGACTCCGCGGCATCACTGTACGACAACCTGATCATTCGAGGATTCGTGGCGACCGACCGAAGCTATTTTCGTAACGGGCTCCTCGACCCCTTCGCTCAATTTTCGGCGTCGGACACCTACAACATCAGACGGCTCGAAGTGCTGAAAGGACCGGCGGCGGTGCTGTACGGACAGGGAGACCCAGGCGGCATCATCAATATCGTGACGAACAAACCCCTGTCTGAGGCGGCCTATGGGGCCAACGTCACGATCGGCAACTTCAATTTCTACCGGTCCGAACTCGACGCCACGGGTCCACTCAACGCAAACAAGACGGTTCTCTATCGGCTGAATGTGGCCGGCCAAAAGGCGAACAGTTTCATCGATTTTGCCAATCGTAATCTGGCGGCGGTCGCGCCGAGCGTGACGTGGCTCATGAGCCCGCGCACGACGTTGACCGTCGAAGCCGATTATCTGCGTCGATGGAGCAACGATCCCTACGGTCTTCCGGCCGAAGGCACCTTCCTTCCGAACATCAACGGCCCGATCCCGCGCAATCGCGCCACAACGCTAGGCGATTTCAGCACGTTCAACCGCACGTCCTACCGTGTGGGCTACGATCTCACGCACCAGTTCAACAACAGCTGGTCCATTCGCAATGCCTACCGGCATACGATCGTGGAGGACGACCGGAACAATTTGTACGCGTTCCCCATCTTCCTGGATCCGGATCAGCGAACCCTCCAGCGGCTTCAATTTCTGCAACCGGCGGTGGCTCGGCGACATGCCCATTCGATGGTCACGAATCTGGTCGGCCATCTGCGCGTCCTGGATATGGACCATACCCTCTTGACCGGCATCGAGCTGCGACAAGAGAAAACCGATCAGTTTATTTTTACTTCCGCTGGTGCGCCGCCGCTGGACCTCTTCGCCCCAAATTATTCGATCCCCCCTTCGCCGTTTACCGGAAATCAGGTCAGTTTGCAGGCCGATAACAAGACCGCGGCGTTCTATATGCAGGATCAGGTAACGATCTTGCCGAATCTGAAAGCTGTGGCCGGCTTCCGATTCGACTACGTTCACCAGCTTACTCAATCCGCCTCGTCGAGCGAATCCTCGGATACCAACGCCGTCAGCCCACGGCTGGGCCTCGTCTATCAACCGATCGAACCGGTCTCGCTCTATACGTCCTGGACCAAGGGATTTCAGCCGAGCTCGCCAGGGTCGTTCAATGCCAGCGGCCAATTGTTCGATCCGGAACGGTCCACTCAATATGAAGTGGGAACGAAGGTCTTTTTGCTCGATAATCGCATATCGGTGAATCTCGCCTGGTTTCATCTGACGCGGGAAAATGTCCTCACTCGGGATCCGACGAATCTGCTCTTCCAGATCGCAACCGGCCAACAGCGCAGTCAGGGAGTAGAGTTGGACGTGACCGCGCAGCTTACGGCCGGATGGAACGTGATCGCCGGGTATGCCTATACCGATGCCGAAGTGACAAGGGACAATGATCCGCAGTTACTCAACAAGCGTCTGGCCAACGTGCCCTACAACAAGGTCACCTTCTGGTCGACCTATCACTTTCAGGAGGGTCCGCTCAAAGGATTCGGGCTGGGCGGCGGTCTCTTCGCCTATAGCAACCGCAACGGCTCGCTTGTCGTGGACCAACCGGCCATGCCCGGCTACATCAGGGCCGACGCGGCGCTGTACTACAATCGCGTCCTTGAGTCAGGAAACTGGCTGAGGGCCAAGGCCTTGAACGTGGCCCTCAATGTACGGAATCTTCTGGACCAACGGTACGTGGCCACGTCACAAACCGGTTCGCCGCTCTTTTTCTTCGGCGAGCCCTTCACCGTGCTTGGCACGGTGGGGGTGAGGTTCTGA
- a CDS encoding RND multidrug efflux transporter produces MKLSELSIQRPVLATVATLLLVLFGLLSFTHLAVREYPDITFPVVSVLTVYPSADAQLVETDITAVLEDALSGIEGLRTLRSASREGLSTIGLEFALARNLDAAANDVRDRVTRVQHLLPRGIEAPLVMKEDSEADGIMWLALISDRHTELEITDFAERQLKDRLAPLPGVSSVMLDGGRRYAMRLWLDPNRLASRRLTVQDVEDALLTQNVSMPTGRIESTQREFSVRMGGGLEQPAQFNQLILAYRDGYPVRLQDVGHAEIGPEDDRKLVRVNGKPAVGLGIMKQSKANTLAAARAVKQTLPSLEALLPEGMKLVTAFDSSIYIERSLHEVYQAVGLSVVLVVLVVFLFLRSVRATLIPAVAIPGSILGTFVLLQATGSSINTITLLGFVLAIGLVVDDAIVVVENVYRRIEKGLSPVQAAVEGSREIGFAVISTTLTLAAVFLPIIFLPGIVGRLFAELGIAVAGSVLLSGFIALTLTPAMCARLLGTAAGGGSSSDRSRLDTADWLQWLTRLYRRALERALGMKGAVMGVALASLAISGLLMWWLPGELAPLEDTGWFAVHVNAPEGATLDYTDRYARETERALSQIPEMDSYYTVVARGWRPTLVNRAVTWVTLKDWSDRSRHQRDIIDGVQPALSAIPGVTAFAINPPPFNQEESKTPVQVVVRGPSYEVLNETVTRIQQDVAGGATAVNFESDLDLNKPELRVDINRDKAADLGVPIETIGRTLEVFLGGRRASMFMREGKEYPVIMQTPPHHRSTRSDIDQLQVRGTQGDLIPLSNLVTLRETVAPKQLNHYEKLRAVTISAGVESDSTLSRSLASLEATARKHLPPGASISYAGESKEFKESSGNLHITFLLALLVVYLILAAQFESFSHPMTVLFSVPPALAGALVSLLLVQGTLNIYSEIGLMILIGLVTKNAILIVEFANQLRHEGLGHHASIIEASVLRLRPIIMTTLSTILAALPLALATGAGAAGRRHIGLVVIGGLVVSTLLTLFLVPVVYQLLARTALDSAARESPACLLPKAPHPL; encoded by the coding sequence ATGAAACTGTCCGAACTCTCGATTCAGCGTCCCGTTCTCGCGACCGTCGCAACCTTGCTGCTGGTGTTGTTCGGCCTTTTGTCCTTCACGCACTTGGCGGTCCGCGAGTACCCGGACATTACCTTCCCCGTCGTGTCGGTCTTGACCGTCTATCCGAGCGCGGATGCGCAATTGGTGGAAACGGACATCACGGCCGTGCTCGAAGATGCGCTCAGCGGCATCGAAGGTCTCCGCACGCTACGATCCGCCAGTCGGGAAGGACTCTCTACGATCGGGCTGGAATTCGCGTTGGCGCGCAACCTGGACGCGGCAGCCAACGACGTCCGGGATCGGGTCACCCGGGTTCAACACCTCCTGCCTCGCGGCATCGAAGCGCCGTTGGTCATGAAGGAAGACAGCGAGGCGGACGGCATCATGTGGCTCGCCTTGATCAGCGATCGACATACCGAGTTGGAGATCACGGACTTTGCCGAACGCCAACTCAAAGACCGGCTTGCGCCCTTGCCCGGCGTCTCAAGTGTCATGCTCGACGGAGGGCGGCGTTATGCCATGCGTCTCTGGCTGGACCCGAACCGGCTCGCGTCACGGCGGCTGACGGTGCAGGATGTCGAAGATGCTCTCCTGACGCAAAACGTGTCCATGCCGACGGGACGCATCGAGAGCACGCAACGGGAGTTCAGCGTCCGTATGGGCGGAGGGTTGGAGCAGCCGGCGCAATTCAACCAACTCATTCTGGCCTATCGGGACGGCTATCCGGTCCGACTGCAGGATGTCGGCCACGCCGAAATTGGTCCGGAAGACGACCGGAAACTCGTGCGCGTCAACGGCAAACCGGCGGTCGGGCTGGGAATCATGAAACAGTCCAAGGCCAATACGCTGGCGGCCGCCCGCGCCGTCAAACAGACGTTGCCGTCGTTGGAAGCGCTGTTGCCGGAGGGCATGAAACTCGTCACGGCCTTCGACAGTTCCATCTATATCGAACGGTCGCTCCATGAGGTGTACCAGGCGGTCGGGCTGTCCGTCGTCCTCGTCGTGCTGGTCGTCTTCCTGTTCCTTCGAAGCGTCCGTGCCACGCTCATTCCGGCCGTCGCGATTCCCGGATCGATTCTAGGCACATTCGTCCTCTTGCAGGCGACGGGCAGCTCGATCAATACGATCACCCTGCTGGGATTCGTGCTGGCGATCGGGCTGGTCGTGGACGATGCCATCGTGGTGGTGGAGAACGTCTACCGCCGGATCGAAAAGGGCTTGAGCCCGGTGCAAGCCGCCGTCGAGGGGAGTCGCGAAATCGGCTTTGCCGTCATCTCGACGACGCTGACGCTCGCGGCAGTCTTCCTACCGATTATTTTCCTCCCCGGCATCGTCGGCCGTTTGTTTGCCGAACTCGGGATCGCCGTGGCAGGCTCGGTTCTCCTGTCGGGATTCATTGCGCTGACCCTCACACCCGCCATGTGCGCCCGCCTGCTGGGAACAGCCGCAGGGGGCGGATCGTCTTCGGACCGTTCCAGGCTGGATACGGCCGATTGGCTCCAATGGCTCACCCGGCTCTATCGACGCGCGCTGGAACGGGCATTGGGAATGAAAGGCGCCGTGATGGGCGTCGCCCTCGCCTCGCTGGCGATCAGCGGCCTCCTCATGTGGTGGCTTCCCGGCGAACTGGCCCCGCTGGAAGACACAGGCTGGTTCGCGGTCCATGTCAATGCTCCCGAAGGAGCCACCCTCGACTACACCGATCGGTATGCCAGAGAGACGGAACGTGCGCTCTCTCAAATTCCCGAAATGGACTCCTACTACACCGTCGTCGCGCGAGGCTGGCGACCGACGCTCGTGAATCGTGCGGTCACCTGGGTCACGCTCAAGGACTGGTCCGACAGAAGCCGTCATCAACGGGACATCATCGACGGCGTGCAACCCGCCCTCTCGGCGATTCCAGGCGTGACCGCCTTCGCAATCAACCCTCCGCCGTTCAATCAGGAAGAGAGCAAGACGCCGGTGCAAGTGGTCGTCCGCGGGCCTTCATACGAGGTGCTGAACGAGACCGTGACCCGCATCCAACAGGATGTGGCCGGCGGCGCGACGGCGGTCAATTTTGAAAGCGACCTGGACCTCAACAAGCCGGAGTTGCGTGTAGACATCAACCGCGACAAGGCCGCCGACTTGGGCGTCCCGATCGAGACGATCGGCCGCACCTTGGAGGTATTCCTGGGAGGGCGCCGGGCCTCCATGTTCATGCGGGAAGGGAAAGAGTATCCCGTCATCATGCAGACGCCGCCTCATCACCGCAGCACGCGATCGGACATCGACCAGTTGCAGGTCCGCGGCACCCAGGGGGATCTGATTCCGCTCAGCAATCTCGTGACCCTGCGTGAAACCGTGGCGCCGAAACAGCTCAATCACTACGAGAAGCTGCGAGCCGTGACGATCAGTGCCGGCGTGGAGTCCGATTCCACGCTCAGCCGATCGCTCGCGTCGCTGGAAGCGACGGCGCGCAAGCATCTGCCGCCCGGCGCGAGCATCAGCTATGCCGGAGAATCGAAAGAGTTCAAGGAGTCGAGCGGCAACCTCCACATTACGTTCCTCCTCGCGCTGCTGGTCGTCTATTTGATCCTGGCGGCGCAATTCGAGAGCTTCAGCCATCCGATGACCGTCTTGTTTTCGGTTCCTCCCGCGCTGGCCGGGGCTCTGGTCTCCCTGCTGCTGGTCCAAGGAACCCTCAACATCTACAGTGAAATCGGCCTCATGATCCTGATCGGCCTGGTCACCAAAAACGCCATCCTCATCGTAGAGTTCGCGAATCAACTCCGTCACGAAGGCTTGGGGCACCACGCGAGTATCATCGAGGCCTCGGTGCTTCGCCTACGACCCATCATCATGACCACGTTGTCGACGATCCTGGCAGCTCTCCCGTTGGCCCTCGCCACGGGGGCCGGAGCGGCGGGGCGGCGGCACATCGGCCTGGTGGTGATCGGTGGACTGGTGGTCTCGACCTTGCTCACCCTGTTCCTCGTTCCGGTCGTCTACCAACTGCTTGCCCGAACTGCTCTCGACAGTGCCGCGAGAGAGTCGCCGGCCTGCCTGCTTCCCAAGGCACCCCATCCCCTGTAG
- a CDS encoding Biopolymer transport protein ExbD/TolR gives MERELQDINVIPLVDVMLVLLVIVLTTATFITTGQVPVELAKAKEAGDRKDVPLVITLTSEGQLFMNDRPVPPDGLKVVLTPHPRESSVLVRADRVTVLERFVSVVDEVRGLGFKQVNLEVVRS, from the coding sequence ATGGAGCGTGAGCTGCAGGACATCAATGTCATCCCCCTCGTCGATGTCATGTTGGTCCTGCTGGTCATCGTCCTGACGACGGCAACCTTCATCACTACGGGACAAGTTCCGGTCGAGTTGGCGAAGGCCAAGGAAGCAGGCGACCGGAAGGATGTGCCACTCGTGATCACGCTCACGTCCGAAGGGCAGCTCTTCATGAACGATCGACCGGTTCCGCCGGACGGCTTGAAGGTCGTCCTCACGCCGCACCCGCGCGAATCCTCGGTGCTGGTGCGAGCCGATCGGGTGACCGTGCTCGAACGGTTCGTCTCGGTGGTGGATGAAGTGCGTGGATTGGGCTTCAAGCAGGTCAATCTGGAAGTGGTGCGATCATGA
- a CDS encoding RNA polymerase sigma-70 factor, whose translation MSELTHVELSTLVREHGQDLQQFLARRLGCAETAKDLLQDTFLRLLQAAPNHALVNPRAFLFRIATNLVIDHHRRQQHRETLAVCETDGAIDQADPCPSVETVVWSKQQVALLKQAVAELPPKCRQVFLLIKFHHLTHVEVSAKLGISQSTVVKHMIKAVDYCKRRVQEQGP comes from the coding sequence ATGTCCGAACTCACCCATGTGGAACTGTCGACACTCGTCCGTGAGCATGGACAGGACTTGCAGCAGTTCCTCGCCCGTCGCTTGGGCTGTGCGGAAACGGCCAAGGACCTGCTGCAGGACACGTTTCTCCGCCTGCTCCAAGCAGCCCCGAATCACGCCCTCGTCAACCCCCGTGCGTTTCTCTTTCGCATCGCCACGAATCTCGTCATCGACCACCACCGCCGTCAACAACATCGGGAAACACTGGCCGTCTGCGAAACCGATGGCGCGATCGACCAGGCGGACCCCTGCCCGTCGGTCGAAACCGTCGTCTGGTCGAAGCAGCAGGTCGCGCTCTTGAAGCAGGCCGTCGCGGAACTCCCTCCCAAATGCCGGCAGGTCTTTCTGCTCATCAAATTTCACCACCTGACGCATGTCGAAGTGTCGGCGAAACTGGGCATTTCACAAAGCACGGTCGTCAAACACATGATCAAGGCGGTGGACTATTGTAAGCGGCGCGTGCAGGAACAGGGACCATAG